The segment cTCCTGTGATCAGTTACTGCCGGTCttagtgtatttgtaaatCCTGATCCAGctcaagaaaataatcatccgGAGAACATGCGTAATGAAGAACGTTCCTCAGTCTTTCATGCAAATGATGTCAACAATGCAGAGCGTGACCGAACGTTTGctactaaaaaaaacaagggatacgattaaaattactaacaagatcatattaattttatcatcttttgATCCCGGTGATAGTGTGTGTGTTCGGGATTGATTCAAACGCATCTTTACGGCTGTAAATACGTACCAAATCAGTAACTACGACATTAgaattaaagtcttttaaagGAGCGAGCTAGAAAGTGTGCAGACGATTGTTCCAGGTTTTGAAACGACTACTGATATATTAACCGGAGCAGATTACGTGATAAGAATACATGTGGAAAATTTAGTATCCTTGCCGATGTTTTGCACATACGAACAAGTCAATTATGCTTTGACAGTTTAGATTACAATTCAACAATCAGTCCTTTTAAATCGAAGTAATGCACCAACACATTCAAAACAGGATGGTCGAGGCGGAGAGAAGATACAAAGCTAGGTTTTTGAGAGGTCGAGCTACGATTAAAAGATTCCAGAAGGGagatatagtaataataaaaatataaccccaGAAATCGGATatccctatatttaaaattttgtgaacgtgtgagaatgattaatatcttgtaaagTGATTTTAGACAATGGATGACTTCGAAATGTGGCACATGACCAGCTACGAATGTGGCACTTGACCAGCTACGATGAGACTTCACAGCATCTGAGGGACGACACAGAATTACTAAGCAAGCAGTTAGGTGGACGGTTCGCCTACCTAATAGTTATCCGGTGagcgtatttcattttgttcaaattgctTCATTCAAACGCATTACCATTAATCATTGCTAGTAATGTGATTGTCTAACACTTACtttgagatatattactataaaagatgCATTTGGCGTGCGGATCCGAAccataacaaagaaaaaaaaaataaaaaaaaaaaaaaaaaaaaatattgtacacgggtggagacgtcttacgccaaacaaataaagaaagaaaaaaaaaaaaaataaaaaaaaataaaaaaatattgtcacgggtggagacgtcttacgccaaacaaataaagaaaaaaaaaaaaaaaaaaaaccaaaacaaaaagaaaaaaaaaaatattgtacacgggtggagacgtcttacgccaaacaaataaaaaaaaaaaaaaaaaaaaaaaaaaaaaaaattgtacacgggtggagacgtcttacgccaaacaaataaagaaagaaaaaaaaataatataaaaaaaaaaaaaaaaaaaaatattgtacacgggtggagacgtcttacgccaaacaaataaagaaagaaaaataaaaaaaaaaataaaaataaaaaaaaaaaaaaaaaaaaataaaataaaaaaaaaatattgtacacggatggagacgtcttacgccaaacaaataaagaaagaaaaaaaaaaaaaaaaaaaaaaaatgttgtaggCGGATGGAAACGTCCTATGACATATGTTATGAATGTTCGTGTGACGCCCCAAAGCCAtaagtagattaaataattggacctgatattatgatttcgtCTCACGATGAGTCGTCATAAACAACGTAACCCATACGACaacaacaaatttgttaaccataactataacaatataaagttatctagGTTTACTGTGGAAGTACCTAGACTACATAAGTATTTCTCTGTTATCACAGAAAACAATGCAGAGCACGCATCAGTATAACCGTATCGGCATGACTTCGGACGATGAAGCATCAATTCTTGAACCTGGCCCATCTACTCTACGAGACCTGCAACGGGTACGAGAACATAACGAAAGCTAAGCAAGAGAGAACACACCACCAGGCAGGTGCAGAGCACGCACCGCCTGCCAGAATGGccgtatcggcgcaagcagcttcaacgacggatgcaacatgaaaataactggcaccaattattataacaccttattggtcgtcgttactattgttaaaagtaaaacgaaatcaaagagaatagaactatgtttgaattctggtttaaatatgacgtctggacgcacgacggcggactgcagagttcagcgagtgcggagcgtaaagaatgtgattatgaagaaccttcgagaaatacaagaacatttaaaagaattgaagtttcattttaaaatatctggaacttactgaaacaagtgacattagagacgtcagcgaggctggcgtcctgtctttaaaacaatgaatttataataaaatccgatatatatttcaattaaatgtttagtCCGGTTCATTCAACAGCTGTGTGAAACTTTAAAGGACGTCAGCATTATCAGctgtctttaaattttttatacagttcATATCTCCTATGTTTGCATTTAATTggatttgtattgttttaaatctaCTAAAAAAATCCTAATCGTGACTTCAGTCGaagctgttaaattttattatattcaaaagttAATCCCAAATCGTATACCCTCCATTCttcacgacactggcagaatatactgtgcacgtctttgcacggatgaaggccatatttaaaacaaccaaccaaccaatatcagttataaactatataacaGAACTGCAATaactatttagtttttatcactagtttaatatttacagcTACTGCTTTTGGAAAACTAAATTTACACGTTTTTTGTGTACGTCGGCCCTTAAAAAACTATTGTGTTAACTATAAATTGTCTGGAATAGCGTATAAAGTAAATTGTCCTTAAAACAATTCTACGActtgttgtaaattaatttataacttatatagcTATGAAAACCATAAAGTTGGCTATGTGCCAAgcaatactaaatatttcaatgtgaAGCCTTAAGAGTTTTTCTCTTCCCAGTACTACTATTGCAAACTATTATTAGTGTAGTCAAGTACTGAATaagtagttttaatatgtaaactaACAAGAACCAAAGACTTTGAAAATCGAGatgcataataataataataataaaattatgtttttattactcctaaaaaaaaacaaataacaaattaatttactaaaacaaACCTTCAACTACAGACGACCCTAAGGTAGAGccaataaatttctattatttaaggGAACACTTCAGCCTCAGTTATAAACTGGCGTTTGGGGAATAGCAATTTTCATAATGTAAGAGCCCGCATTCTAGTTgaacatcaaatatttaatatcatagatGGGGTTACAAATACACGAGTCGAATACCAAGAACAACTAAAACACATATTTGATTGTTTAcatttagaaatattgttCTTGGAACGTAGAAATACATAACACttgtagataaaattataaagacacTTGTCAGTTCATGTGTTTTCATGAATGGAAGAGAATTATGGTTTTCAGACCATGACTTCGTGTGCCAAAAGAatctataaaacttaaatttcctatttttgtgatataattatttgttttatgaattttacttAGAATTATACATAACCTATACCCTTAAaactacacctgggtcgcaagttccaggtactgttgaagctcctctccctccAACGCGTACTCCTCGCACCCGCAcagtgaatccattgaattctatgaggtttcgtctcttcgTATTATGAGTGAagacagtaatttttttttgttttagttgtAAGGATCACTTTAGCATCATTCCCCaccatttcaatttattattctgtattcttttatcatttgaaataataaaaattagaagaaaaattatagtttacaaAAAGTTCCACAGTTGTcctctattttttttacgatatgaaatattgccatatttaaaaagaaacaggTTCGACAGATTATTGATTATCGTTAGCATAACGAAATTCAGTAAGACCAcgtataacttatttaattataggtaatagtttaaaattttatttatctcctTGATGTAATGAGTGTTTAAGAAATAGCCCGATTCATTTCTTGCTGGCTTGTTTTTTATCTGCATACACTTGGTAGAGCAGTTTgttaatttctattataattattatataggtaattaatttttatatgatagatGTATATTGCCGTGCCATTCCATTAAGTTGTCAAACAAACCACATAAACAACCACctgaatacaatattttgtgtttcCAAGTATGTTTTGAATTTGTTTGTCGAGGAAAAGGGAACTGTCTAAAATTATACCAGGAAAATCACTAGGAAACAACTTCCACATGATGTCATATGGAAATTGTAAAAGtccagattttttatttaatatttcagtacACTTCAAtgctaaaagaattttaaatgagaTCATAAacgatttcaaataaaaacttaaatatctgccaatataaaaaaatatatattttgatatgcaAGATTTTTTGTGTAGCAACAATTTATTAGAAGgaactaaatataatgaaaatgttaaagatttttctttcaaaacgacgttttctataaatttaaacgacATATTAAAACGTCACAAAATTACAtgagtttaaaattatcatgaaatacatatacatatctGCGTATATTTTACCTGATTTCGGGCTATTTATAAACCTTATTGTTTGTTAAGGACGAATATCTGTGCGTAGGTACGCACTGACTCATcaaatttcgtttaaataattacggCGTCGTATAATTAAAGACtagatacaaattaattaataaaagagaaaGTAATTTGTAATGCCATTAGATTATCGAAATGAACATCGTTATAATATAGATTACCGTTCGTAACTATGAAAGCAAATATTCCATTTTGTTAACCCATTTCTCAAACGACCCAATGGAGGTCTAAGTCAACAGATACTTTTGGTTCATTAAATCAAGTTTACTCGGCACTTTAGCTGTACGAAATTCATCGAACTTGCTAACTCTACCCAAATAAATGGTATTTGTTTACAggaactttaatttattgcatataagtaataaaaagattgttttcacccaaaataaatgtaattaatgtttatgtctctacacttaataatatttattttatgaaacaaactgatttaagttgttttttatttaaagtatctctttaatataaagtcgGAAACATATGTAGCTAAAACAGCTGCGTTTCGTTTAAGCAGTAGGTACGTGTTCCTCGACTTACCATTCCATCCCAATAGCTATAACTGCAATAACACGCCTCATATTCTTACATCGGTCAATGTGCAGCAGTTACCATCATGGGGATTGTCTACCCGTTTGTCTgtcttatatacaaaaacttatatgTACAGAAGATTGCTCGTCTCCCGAGCCTTATCGTGTgacaatttcaaaaaaataaacaaacatttgtacattttcaaaacataatcattatcatttataaatttgtaaacatataataattaagatggcggttttcgttatatttttatattatataagcagtaatatctattattttggTTAAGAAATTGTGACaggtcttttaaatttttttgggaTTAAAAAGTGAAAAGTTTAgggagaaaaattaaattgtaagtaTGTTTTCGTAAAACCACTTGATTTTGTAAATTGATCATTTCACGTTAACAATTAAGGATTTTCGCGATAACATTTTTCCTTTCTACTTCAAGAGTTAGAAATAAAGAGACACCTGTTCTTTTTGCACCATTAAATCTTCAAGTGGAGTCAATTACGAAACTCTTAAGACAAAATGTTGCTATGAGAACAATTTCTCTTTAAATCTTAGAcaaagtttataaaagaaattctaAGTTTTCCCATTTGCGGTTCTCGTTTATAGAACTTCCTAAAGTTGCTGCTTGTTTTCCTTTTTTTCTAAACTGTACAAGATTTCAAGCTACAAGTTTCCCTGGAAATTTCCTTTGAGTTACtaagctttatttattaaggaatTATAAAACTGCACTTGATTCAATTTTCAATGGGCTGTCATAGAGCAatgttcataataatatataaagaaaggaCCTTTAGTAAAAGTTTTACACGATTCTTAAAGGCGAGATAATTGGACACCTAATAAAAGTTCTTTTATACTTTGggcacatataaaaaaaaagaaatttttttttgggttgTGCTTTATGAAGATCAAAAGGGAACTTCTTGATATTGGGCTCGCAACACAGACTTACTtcgtgaatatatattaatatacagtcTTAGAGGAAATTGCTCTGTATTTTGGTATCAGGTATTCATTCGTTACTTACTGGACTATGCAGTCCGGATAGTCCAGATTTTGAGGATTCCTTGGCAAACTTAATacatcaatttttattatttattctatatgttCTGAAGGCATTTCAAATTCCTATGAAAGAAAACTAAGCTTGCGTGGCTCATTGTAGGCCttatacaagttttttttaaagaacggCTTATGactaagtataattttactcCGCTTACGCAGGGCCAAaggttaaatgaaaaaatagcTTCACATCATTGAGGACTACATATAAGTATGAATGAAAGTGACttgttgtaaaataaactCATTGTGGACATTAAAAGAGGTCAtcaatgaaacaaaatgatcaatgtgaaaaaaataataatttattaaagtctaagtataaaaaaatacataattacatcacatatattattatgcatTTATAACAGTGATAGAGTAAGGTACGTATGTAAGGAGTATTTATTGTACGCTGtgtaaaacttaaatacaaaagattttagatttgacccaaaaaaaaaaaacttctgaTTTAATGCAATTGCAGGGATTTTCTTTTGCAGAAATCATTTCGAGGATTCAGTTTTTTGATATGGAATCGGCGATATTTAACGAAAATGTTTTGGTCCTGCGGGTAGATGTGACTTTAACgacaaaaactttgaaaaatttttctttatttattacttggaaaaaactttcaaataattatcttatagCTGTGTACATATTGTTTTGGACTATATATCTCACTATCTGAAATtcccttatatattataaatgattagcatttttattgtaataacatattatttacatatacatagaatctttatataaatatgtttatatctattcatataaaaaatcacaGATGTCAATTTATACCTTAATAAGGTCACACTTCTCACACTaatgtgtattaaaatttttactttatataaaatatataacagtgcttaggtaataaaaatattatatacatatgtaatttttgattttaaagttgtctatcacattataaataccaagTTTGGCAgacagtatatattttataatcatcacATGCAAAatctgatttttaatattgagaaaAAGTGAGcactttaattcaatataatatatatttgttgaagttCACAATAATTCCaaagttttaaactttattttaaaacttcttaCCATGTAAGTAATTCTGTTATTAGCAGctgtttttcaatttatatttcaataatattttattgagaagTGCTTGCTATTGATTACTTACAAAGTGTTACACTTCAACATAAACTTTAAAGCCcccttgtaattatttatacccAATTATGGCGTCCGAGTTATGTTTTCAGTGACAAGTGCAGGTGTTATACAGGGTGTGCATATCGTTCACCGAGCGCTGcactttattaattagttcATTATCATCTATAGCTAATACCATATCTAGTAGCTAGTTCCGGCGTGTGGGTTGTGGCGACCGCCAATAATAGGGGGACGTCGTTAACATCCACATTCAAAGATTTTGTTAGTGTTGCTATATCACAAAAGTCGGTGGACATCAATATGTCGGCTAAAGTTTTTGATAGTACACAGAATTCGCGGAGTTTGCTCTCCAAAAATAGTTGGCACTGGAATAAAaatcaacatatttatttgttagttttattttgcttctatataaacaatttaaatgtttacgtATTACGAATCTTGTGCAGATATCgagtgtgttttttttttaatgaaaattcctTGGATATGATTTTGATTGGATATGAAAGCATGAAACAAAACTTGACGAGAGGATTcaattagacaaaaaaataaaaatagtaatttaactTGTTATgatgttatttctttatagtaATCTGACGTGGCTGTTAGTGAAAGGTGAAgcttatacaaatatttatatattttacctgaGCGGCGGGTACGTTGGCTTTTCTCATGGCGGGTAAAGCGTCCAAAATACCACCAACGAGTGGCGACAATCCCCCTCCCATAGGACCAACTGATCGCCCACAAACTCTCACCTGCCTGATAAACGGACAATACTGTTTAatacacaattaatttaaaatttaatgttactaatttgctatttttttggaaatggtataataatgtttaagaacacgttttaataaaaaaaaacttatagtcttgcaaaaaatatatagtaaaatgtaACAGTAACTTTACCAACGTAGATAGACTAACTGTAGTAGATAAATAGAAAGATAGATTCGGTCGCTTAATctagataataaattacagttaGTACTTACCAAGTATTAGTGTCACCGACTATGGCTACAGTTTGTATAGGCGAATCAGAGCTCTTGTTCAAATACGACGTCAGATCTAAATCCCTCCGAAGTTCCGATTCCCATGTGTCCGGATTAGCGATTGTTCCTGTAAATTTaacgtacaaatagtttttaaagttaaattctCTATATAAGACGTATGATTATCTCAATGATGCAACGAAAAGTTGCTGCAGACTAAGGTTTACCAGTTTATTACggattaaacaaatatagcGATTGCGTCTTCGTCATATGTCTGTGTTTTGTACACgtcaaacaatataatttaacaattattttgctGTCATAAAATTGCGTGACGGTGTTCATAATCATACCCATATAAAGGTATTTAAGGATGTCTATACGGGCGTTTTATATAGTAGAATTTAAAGATTTGTGGTAAGCTCGTGTCATCTTTTAAATGAGATAATGGAACTTTAATGCTCTATTCTAATTCTATTGATGGGCACCACAAAAGCATCACTGCTTTCTcgctttgttttttattacatttcatgAAATTTGTACCTTAATCTTAGTCATTTTATTGGACAATTTGGACTTTTCCTGATCACGCATCAGGCTACGGTTATTTTTGTCCCTTCATGACGTCATACATCGAATGATAtgtctattttttaatatttactactaGCCGAGACAGAATCAAAACAAAGGTTCCTTCTCACAGCTTAGTTTAGTAATGTCTTcgtttataagaatattttaagctAATCAAATTATTCTCTTCTAGGTGACAGCTGCGACTCAGTACGcattgtttgatatattaatagttttactaCATGCAATTAAACACACATCACTGAACAcgaagaatttataaaatccttGTTCCTCGCAGCTTGTGTAACTTTATActgaataacataatatatttttttaaggctGTATGTGAGacaaaaaaggattttttttaatctatccGGTACTTTTATTACTAGTcgttaaaataagattttatttatgaagattaaatttaacaaaagttCATTCTGtagttaaaacataatatccCTAAACAGAGAAGGATTATGTGAacaaatgtttgtaattttccAACTTTCACTTATCAAATACGTAAATACGAGCAATGTTTACGACAAACAACTTTGGCACACATTGAACTATATGTGTATAGTCACACGTATTAGACATGTGAATATAATCAATCACGCTTGACCGATAACGATTTGAAGAACcataatgtacaaaatatattatttaaatcagatactattaatagaaaaaatcaaaaacatgaCAAATACGTGTTACGTTAAGCGTTTGCATATAATTCTCCACGTCCTTAAGTTACAGTAGGTATACGAtagttcaaattttatttcttataaggaatatatattagacacagataatatatacgaTGAAATCTTACTAAGAAAAATGtagtataacatatttaatagttacaaTGTTCGTACTAAAATTCCATTCTAATGAAATGAAtcgataaattaaacttagaaACACAATATAAATCATCGTAATTACCTTGTAATATAAGATCAGGTACATAGTGGTCAGTAATGCCGCCTAGAAGTGTATCGTTGCAGTCAGTTTTAGCGATGGGACACACTTGGGGAACAGGGAATTCTAAAACTTGCTTCACTTCTATTACATTGTTATCTTTGTCTTCGTCTACCTTCACCTTCACTTCGGTCACAGGCTTCCTGACATTCACGACGACGGTACTCTCTTTGCGCTTCCTAACAAATGTCTTGGGCGTCATTTCCTCTTGGACTATCGTCTCCTTAGCGATCTGCGGTTCCGACTGTCTCGGTATATCGTTCATATATTCCATTTCGGAGGCGTTGGTGGGAGTTTGCAACATGGACTCCATTAACTGGCACTTGTAACAGGTCTCGCATCTGTCTTCCTGTATCGGAGGTACGAATGTTGGATCGAACTGGAAATTGTCCAGTTTCAGGTTCCCCGGCTTCCCTATGTAATGTCTATCTAGAATCTCTAAGTTCTTGCTCTtcatataattagttactATCTGCGGATATTTATCGAACTCGAATTTAAAACCGGAATGTTTTATGGGCTTGGAATGTTTGAGTGTTTGGTCACAGCACTTCGGGCTTTGTGATGACTTGTATTTTTCTTGGCGGACATCGTCACGTCCAGCTTTTTCTGTCTCCTCTGTCTCCGAAGCTCTTGAAGTTTTCTTTAGATTCCTCTTACCGTTTGATTTATTCTTCAACCCCACAAGTTTCTCATCATCACCGAGCACGAACACAACATTCTTCTCACATTCTTCTGATGACGCGTTTGAGCTGGAGTCAGAATCCTTCAATGAGATCATCATGGTCGGATGCCGTCTCAATTTGCTCCCATTATCAGATGCAAAGTCAAAATTAGAGAgcacattatttaaatcaacgAACGTTGCCGATTTCTTCAAAGACACCTCACTGGACACTAAAGTACTCGCACTACTACCGCTGTATGATGGAACTTTCAAGCTATATTTTGTACTATAGTCATTCAAATCACATTTATCGTTTTCACTAGCAGCTTTCACATCGATGACTTTGACCTCGCTCACTGAACAGTCTCGATACACGAAATCGTTCTTCTTGACGTCACCGCaacgtataaaataagtaagaaCGTCCAGTAATCTATTAATGAACAGTATATTCTTGTTGCCGGTTATGATGGTCCTAGCGGATTTCGGTGGAAATCCTATACATCCACAGAGATCCGTCAGTTGTGCCCAGAGCGCGTTGTATGGCCTCTTAGTGTCCAAATTTCCTGTATTTTTTGATTCCACTCTGTCGTAGGGACTTACAGTGGTCACCCAGCCGAGGTGGTGAGTTAACACGTGCGTTAGAAGGGTGCTGATGAAACTGAAACGAAtgcaataaagaataaaatagtattccGAGAATATTTGACTTACATAAACTATCACAgagcatatacatatatatataataaaattgaaccttattaacaaatgttaataaggttcaattttttttttttgtgacaatacttcaaaataaatagttgATATAGGATTGATTCATCGTAACAGAaatgtttgaataatatttaaatttctttctcTGTTATCGAGAACTAATTGGACCTTcgatatttataaagacaagATAatccaataaattataaaaggatATAACtcagaattatatttacgttTTCATCAATCtaatttttcttgttcttccaaatataaataacaaagcatttttttttttgtatatatttctgaCTTAAGTCGcgtttattctatattatagtttttttataatgagatctaagattttcgcgagttttattatagtttttttatctgaTTCAATACGAATTtcgagtttaaaattaatttctatagtaattttttatatgtcaattTGATAAATCCTTTCCGTTTGTCGAATTTTTTTGTACCGACG is part of the Danaus plexippus chromosome 11, MEX_DaPlex, whole genome shotgun sequence genome and harbors:
- the LOC116765480 gene encoding folliculin-interacting protein 2 isoform X1 — its product is MALIENIFRRRKIDYAYWDSRIRGSRAGELALEQVRLLLYKECDRRGRKVLFDSSTIDKVLSAKNDRPDIKMEKIPCIVEVTDGNSYIYKGQATDASVLGEMIFGAVAMNCKSVSFKIHIMNEPKRLMCTKLFSVPVSRKTSRMERKADSCSGDVNRSRPLNMTLLREEGLALSFSLDRGDSGFCETSSYSSFGTSFDYLTMFHDWDQNGDEHYFYSPSSKLSASSGSLARRTSHSYATRFDFGNTLKVPTSSTVCSADSQKLSVQLYSSSTSTSDSLASTASTRRAKLGLALLITFTESDDMELIRRCLELSPQLRSLVCRLRLAALTAGSDAFFVSTLHTAAGHARRWLSELLFGPRLHPTWLLLVSSEPSQANKMADRLIEDICSVLAIGDTKDTNFFISTLLTHVLTHHLGWVTTVSPYDRVESKNTGNLDTKRPYNALWAQLTDLCGCIGFPPKSARTIITGNKNILFINRLLDVLTYFIRCGDVKKNDFVYRDCSVSEVKVIDVKAASENDKCDLNDYSTKYSLKVPSYSGSSASTLVSSEVSLKKSATFVDLNNVLSNFDFASDNGSKLRRHPTMMISLKDSDSSSNASSEECEKNVVFVLGDDEKLVGLKNKSNGKRNLKKTSRASETEETEKAGRDDVRQEKYKSSQSPKCCDQTLKHSKPIKHSGFKFEFDKYPQIVTNYMKSKNLEILDRHYIGKPGNLKLDNFQFDPTFVPPIQEDRCETCYKCQLMESMLQTPTNASEMEYMNDIPRQSEPQIAKETIVQEEMTPKTFVRKRKESTVVVNVRKPVTEVKVKVDEDKDNNVIEVKQVLEFPVPQVCPIAKTDCNDTLLGGITDHYVPDLILQGTIANPDTWESELRRDLDLTSYLNKSSDSPIQTVAIVGDTNTWQVRVCGRSVGPMGGGLSPLVGGILDALPAMRKANVPAAQCQLFLESKLREFCVLSKTLADILMSTDFCDIATLTKSLNVDVNDVPLLLAVATTHTPELATRYGISYR
- the LOC116765480 gene encoding folliculin-interacting protein 2 isoform X2, which produces MALIENIFRRRKIDYAYWDSRIRGRAGELALEQVRLLLYKECDRRGRKVLFDSSTIDKVLSAKNDRPDIKMEKIPCIVEVTDGNSYIYKGQATDASVLGEMIFGAVAMNCKSVSFKIHIMNEPKRLMCTKLFSVPVSRKTSRMERKADSCSGDVNRSRPLNMTLLREEGLALSFSLDRGDSGFCETSSYSSFGTSFDYLTMFHDWDQNGDEHYFYSPSSKLSASSGSLARRTSHSYATRFDFGNTLKVPTSSTVCSADSQKLSVQLYSSSTSTSDSLASTASTRRAKLGLALLITFTESDDMELIRRCLELSPQLRSLVCRLRLAALTAGSDAFFVSTLHTAAGHARRWLSELLFGPRLHPTWLLLVSSEPSQANKMADRLIEDICSVLAIGDTKDTNFFISTLLTHVLTHHLGWVTTVSPYDRVESKNTGNLDTKRPYNALWAQLTDLCGCIGFPPKSARTIITGNKNILFINRLLDVLTYFIRCGDVKKNDFVYRDCSVSEVKVIDVKAASENDKCDLNDYSTKYSLKVPSYSGSSASTLVSSEVSLKKSATFVDLNNVLSNFDFASDNGSKLRRHPTMMISLKDSDSSSNASSEECEKNVVFVLGDDEKLVGLKNKSNGKRNLKKTSRASETEETEKAGRDDVRQEKYKSSQSPKCCDQTLKHSKPIKHSGFKFEFDKYPQIVTNYMKSKNLEILDRHYIGKPGNLKLDNFQFDPTFVPPIQEDRCETCYKCQLMESMLQTPTNASEMEYMNDIPRQSEPQIAKETIVQEEMTPKTFVRKRKESTVVVNVRKPVTEVKVKVDEDKDNNVIEVKQVLEFPVPQVCPIAKTDCNDTLLGGITDHYVPDLILQGTIANPDTWESELRRDLDLTSYLNKSSDSPIQTVAIVGDTNTWQVRVCGRSVGPMGGGLSPLVGGILDALPAMRKANVPAAQCQLFLESKLREFCVLSKTLADILMSTDFCDIATLTKSLNVDVNDVPLLLAVATTHTPELATRYGISYR
- the LOC116765480 gene encoding folliculin-interacting protein 2 isoform X3; amino-acid sequence: MALIENIFRRRKIDYAYWDSRIRGSRAGELALEQVRLLLYKECDRRGRKVLFDSSTIDKVLSAKNDRPDIKMEKIPCIVEVTDGNSYIYKGQATDASVLGEMIFGAVAMNCKSVSFKIHIMNEPKRLMCTKLFSVPVSRKTSRMERKADSCSGDVNRSRPLNMTLLREEGLALSFSLDRGDSGFCETSSYSSFGTSFDYLTMFHDWDQNGDEHYFYSPSSKLSASSGSLARRTSHSYATRFDFGNTLKVPTSSTVCSADSQLYSSSTSTSDSLASTASTRRAKLGLALLITFTESDDMELIRRCLELSPQLRSLVCRLRLAALTAGSDAFFVSTLHTAAGHARRWLSELLFGPRLHPTWLLLVSSEPSQANKMADRLIEDICSVLAIGDTKDTNFFISTLLTHVLTHHLGWVTTVSPYDRVESKNTGNLDTKRPYNALWAQLTDLCGCIGFPPKSARTIITGNKNILFINRLLDVLTYFIRCGDVKKNDFVYRDCSVSEVKVIDVKAASENDKCDLNDYSTKYSLKVPSYSGSSASTLVSSEVSLKKSATFVDLNNVLSNFDFASDNGSKLRRHPTMMISLKDSDSSSNASSEECEKNVVFVLGDDEKLVGLKNKSNGKRNLKKTSRASETEETEKAGRDDVRQEKYKSSQSPKCCDQTLKHSKPIKHSGFKFEFDKYPQIVTNYMKSKNLEILDRHYIGKPGNLKLDNFQFDPTFVPPIQEDRCETCYKCQLMESMLQTPTNASEMEYMNDIPRQSEPQIAKETIVQEEMTPKTFVRKRKESTVVVNVRKPVTEVKVKVDEDKDNNVIEVKQVLEFPVPQVCPIAKTDCNDTLLGGITDHYVPDLILQGTIANPDTWESELRRDLDLTSYLNKSSDSPIQTVAIVGDTNTWQVRVCGRSVGPMGGGLSPLVGGILDALPAMRKANVPAAQCQLFLESKLREFCVLSKTLADILMSTDFCDIATLTKSLNVDVNDVPLLLAVATTHTPELATRYGISYR